The Planctomycetota bacterium genome has a segment encoding these proteins:
- a CDS encoding DUF1501 domain-containing protein — protein sequence MLIIPGQRGKDLCDRHLQASRRDLLRVGGSGMLGLSLGSMFQLQSATAAARSEADAGQGGGPGWGKAKSIIMVYLQGGPSHLDLWDPKDNVPDNVKSGFKAIPTKLSGVHFTEILPKLAQVNDKFTMIRSMSYTPNGLFNHTAAIYQMMTGYTTDKVSPSGQLEPPTPKDFPNFGSQIVRLRPIDEPMLPFVMLPRPLQESNVVGKGGTAGFLGRAYDPYTLYPDGDDLDMAKMNKIKIDDLKLRPEVFASRLERRAHLREIIDAGMPDIEKAVSDYKLNSYYDRALQLVLSGRAREAFNLEAELPATRAMYGRNTFGQSLLLARRLVEAGTRVVEVIWPKVANSDNHSWDHHVGLTQRMKNQSGPMLDGGLSGLITDLDERGMLDDTLVVAVGEFGRSPQRGVSTSGNSNSSDGRDHWPYCYTAVVAGAGTKRGYVHGQSDKTASAPVEDRVHPGELLATIYHAFGIDPHTIVYNHLNQPR from the coding sequence ATGCTGATTATTCCTGGACAGCGCGGTAAAGATTTGTGCGACCGCCATCTGCAAGCCTCGCGACGCGATTTGCTGCGGGTGGGCGGCTCGGGCATGTTGGGGCTGAGCCTGGGCTCGATGTTCCAGCTGCAATCGGCCACCGCGGCCGCGCGCAGCGAAGCCGACGCCGGCCAGGGTGGCGGCCCCGGTTGGGGCAAGGCCAAGAGCATCATCATGGTCTACCTGCAAGGCGGACCCAGCCACTTGGACCTGTGGGATCCGAAGGACAATGTTCCCGACAATGTGAAGAGCGGGTTCAAGGCGATTCCGACCAAGCTGTCGGGGGTACACTTCACCGAGATTCTGCCCAAGCTGGCCCAGGTGAACGACAAGTTCACGATGATCCGCTCGATGAGCTACACGCCGAACGGGTTGTTCAATCACACGGCCGCCATCTATCAGATGATGACCGGTTATACGACCGACAAGGTCAGCCCGTCGGGCCAGCTCGAGCCGCCGACGCCGAAGGACTTCCCGAACTTCGGTTCCCAGATCGTCCGCCTGCGCCCGATCGACGAACCGATGCTGCCGTTCGTGATGTTGCCCCGCCCGCTGCAAGAGAGCAACGTGGTGGGCAAGGGTGGCACGGCCGGCTTCCTGGGCCGCGCGTACGACCCGTACACGCTCTATCCGGACGGCGACGATCTGGATATGGCCAAGATGAACAAGATCAAGATCGACGACCTGAAGCTGCGGCCCGAGGTCTTTGCCTCGCGGCTGGAGCGCCGGGCGCACCTGCGCGAAATCATCGATGCCGGCATGCCGGACATCGAGAAAGCGGTCAGCGATTACAAGTTGAACTCGTACTACGACCGGGCGCTGCAGTTGGTTCTGTCGGGCCGCGCTCGCGAGGCGTTCAACCTGGAAGCCGAGTTGCCGGCCACGCGGGCCATGTACGGCCGCAACACGTTCGGCCAGAGCTTGCTGCTGGCCCGCCGGCTGGTCGAAGCGGGCACGCGCGTGGTCGAAGTCATTTGGCCCAAGGTGGCCAACTCGGACAACCACTCGTGGGATCACCACGTTGGTTTGACCCAGCGGATGAAGAACCAGTCGGGTCCGATGCTCGATGGCGGCCTGAGCGGCTTGATCACCGACCTGGACGAGCGCGGCATGCTGGACGACACGTTGGTCGTGGCCGTGGGTGAATTCGGCCGCAGCCCGCAGCGCGGCGTCAGCACCTCGGGCAACAGCAATAGCTCGGACGGTCGCGATCACTGGCCGTATTGCTACACCGCGGTCGTGGCCGGCGCCGGGACCAAGCGCGGCTACGTGCATGGCCAGAGCGACAAGACGGCGTCGGCGCCGGTCGAGGATCGCGTCCATCCGGGCGAGTTGCTGGCGACGATTTACCACGCCTTTGGCATCGACCCGCACACGATTGTTTACAACCACCTGAACCAGCCGCGC